GTACAGACTGCTGCCGGGCCAGCTGGACAGGATCAGCACGCCCAGCAGGATGCCGAAGGCGCCCTGCGCGAGGGCGAGCCCGAAATTGGCACCGCGCACCACGAGGGCGCCGACCAGCCGGAACACCCCGCCCGTGAGGAAGAGCAGCGCGGCGAACATGGTCAGCGCCTCGGCGCTCGCCTCGGGGCGGCGCAGGATCACGAACCCGGCCGCCAGGTTGATCGCGGCCACGATGACGGCGAGCCAGAAGTAATTGCCGTGGCGCGACTGAACGGCCTGGAGCAGGCCCACGACGCCGCCGATCAGCAGCAGCCAGCCGAAGAGGAACATCGAGGTCAGCGTGGCCAGGCCGGTGTAGACGAGGCCGACGAGACCGGCGAGCACGAGGATCACCCCGAGCAGGGCCAGCCAACCGAAACTCCGGCT
This genomic window from Streptomyces sp. NBC_01351 contains:
- a CDS encoding HdeD family acid-resistance protein — encoded protein: MSRSFGWLALLGVILVLAGLVGLVYTGLATLTSMFLFGWLLLIGGVVGLLQAVQSRHGNYFWLAVIVAAINLAAGFVILRRPEASAEALTMFAALLFLTGGVFRLVGALVVRGANFGLALAQGAFGILLGVLILSSWPGSSLYVIGTFFSLALLFDGLSLVALGTGARRILGLVREDEVVEGDQGPDATDGTAEKRPPGDQEQSNN